From a region of the Besnoitia besnoiti strain Bb-Ger1 chromosome I, whole genome shotgun sequence genome:
- a CDS encoding aldehyde dehydrogenase (encoded by transcript BESB_000260) gives MEDRDTRIRLVAAQKDAWAALSAKEKLALIDELMDRLKEFSDELHEASIEKRDEPGAVLKDQDNNTGKAGDGNDAAEEAEGGYACLDPEKQRMLETASGVAHWLHSSMLIGIWLSVIREYFEAVVLTGKPPRPLAVTPVQRGTKKEEEDTQKPSQHLVKVGPKGLLFTTMLSFGTMELLVDGAVEQDMLHERPGGVVAVLGAGNFDAPVDVLAALFIENSVCVYKSSPFNHRVGPVLERIFKPLVDRNFLLFVEGDVKEATALLHHECVTKWIMTGSIHTASRIIWGSPNPPPRADPLPKPVFDKPFIGELGSCTPWIICPGKWSKRELDWHARNVAAALLYNGAHICVHPQLLLTCKNWAQRDAFLNLVREYQRETLYVGCYYPDYADRIRGAREKLLALGQKPEDFEVPVSVPLSGRFAHKEMNYVIFATDLPQDNFIAVEEMFSPVCGEVPLDTPATVADFLPAAVEYANEKVWGTLSVSVSVKPNSHKDEQAVESAILDLRYGSVHINALSMFAIAFPTLVWGGYPGASIFDLQSGLGFYGNCYGFKRPIKSVIRAPFLNFTQMLIVPSNKHNVRKMAKLWRRIVVSILDRRSTQGWFSFSGQITKIVSAFVANL, from the exons ATGGAAGACCGCGACACGCGCATTCGGCTGGTGGCCGCGCAGAAGGACGCTTGGGCTGCGCTCAGCGCGAAAGAGAAGCTCGCGTTGATTGACGAGCTCATGGACAGGCTGAAGGAGTTCTCTGACGAGCTCCACGAAGCCTCGATCGAGAAACGTGACGAGCCGGGAGCTGTGCTCAAGGACCAGGACAACAACACAGGCAAAGCCGGCGACGGCAACGACGCGGCTGAAGAAGCCGAGGGCGGCTATGCTTGCTTAGATCCCGAAAAGCAACGGATGCTGGAAACTGCTTCAGGGGTCGCTCACTGGCTGCACTCCTCCATG CTCATCGGGATCTGGCTGAGCGTCATCCGGGAGTACTTTGAGGCGGTTGTGCTCACTGGCAAgcccccgcggcctctcgccgtGACGCCTGTGCAGCGTGGAAccaagaaggaagaagaggataCGCAAAAACCGAGTCAGCACCTCGTTAAG GTGGGTCCGAAGGGACTGCTGTTCACGACGATGCTTTCGTTTGGAACCATGGAGCTCCTGGTGGACGGAGCGGTTGAGCAAGATATGCTGCATGAGCGCCCCGGAGGCGTTGTCGCCGTGCTGGGCGCTGGCAACT TCGACGCCCCCGTTGACGTCCTTGCCGCCCTCTTCATCGAGAACAGTGTCTGCGTTTACAAG AGCAGCCCGTTCAACCACCGCGTCGGGCCTGTGCTAGAGCGGATTTTCAAGCCCCTGGTTGATCGCaacttccttctcttcgtgGAGGGAGACGTCAAGGAGGCGACCGCCTTGCTGCATCACGAGTGCGTGACTAAGTGGATCATGACAG gcaGCATTCACACTGCGAGCCGCATCATCTGGGGCTCGCCGAAtccgccgccgagagcggaTCCGCTGCCCAAGCCCGTCTTCGACAAGCCTTTCATCGGCGAACTCGGCTCCTGTACGCCGTGGATCATCTGCCCCGGCAAGTG GTCGAAACGAGAGCTTGATTGGCACGCTCGA AACGTCGCTGCCGCACTCTTGTATAACGGGGCGCACATCTGCGTCCATCCGCAGTTGCTCCTAACCTGCAAGAACTGGGCACAGAG GGACGCGTTTCTGAACCTCGTGAGAGAATACCAGAGGGAGACTCTGTACGTGGGCTGCTACTATCCCGACTACGCCGACAGAATACG GGGTGCGCGAGAGAAGCTCCTTGCGCTGGGACAGAAACCCGAAGATTTCGAAGTTCCGGTTTCCGTGCCGCTCTCGGGGCGCTTTGCGCACAAGGAAATGAATTACGTCATCTTCGCGACCGACCTGCCCCAGGACAACTTCATTGCAGTCGAG GAGATGTTCTCCCCGGTGTGCGGCGAGGTGCCGCTGGACACGCCGGCTACGGTCGCGGACTTCTTGCCGGCGGCCGTGGAGTACGCGAACGAGAAAGTCTGGGGCACGCTGTCGGTCAGCGTCTCTGTGAAACCGAACAGCCACAAAGATGAACAG GCTGTCGAGAGCGCGATCCTCGACCTTCGCTACGGGTCTGTGCACATTAACGCGCTCTCGATGTTCGCCATCGCCTTCCCGACGCTTGTCTGGGGGGGCTACCCCGGGGCCTCGATCTTCGATCTTCAATCGGGCCTTGGATTT TATGGCAACTGCTACGGTTTCAAGCGCCCCATCAAGTCGGTCATTCGGGCTCCATTCCTCAACTTCACCCAGATG TTGATCGTTCCCAGCAACAAGCACAACGTGAGGAAGATGGCGAAGCTGTGGCGGCGGATTGTCGTGTCGATCCTCGATCGCAGATCGACGCAGGGCTGGTTCAGCTTCAGCGGCCAAATCACCAAGATCGTGTCTGCCTTCGTGGCAAATTTGTAG
- a CDS encoding hypothetical protein (encoded by transcript BESB_000250) has product MDSRRDYGDERGGSDGRRSGYESSRYSEDGRREGRDRGDRREDDREGRSSRDVRRDREREGCYRSSDRDRERARSGRDDYRDSGARDRGERRDYDREKGSRGSRSDSTYHSSASSADRYHSSSSSYGHPSSYSSRAVYGRGGSRSRSAERGRGDRDRQRTPCPPANGSKDRRGRDRGEGGRQRRRPTRSGSRSSRSSRSSMADSGDSGKEEDLSEEQMLQKLMGFEGFASTKGQDHTASSMSGVNKKTKRKFRQYMNRKGGFNRPLSPVF; this is encoded by the exons ATGGATTCTCGCAGGGACTACGGAGATGAGAGAGGAGGGTCTGATGGAAGAAGATCGGGCTACGAGTCTTCGCGATACAGCGAGGACGGAAGAAGGGAAGgccgagacagaggcgaTAGGCGGGAAGACGATCGCGAGGGTCGAAGCTCACGAGATGTGAGAAGAGAtcgcgagcgagagggcTGCTACCGGTCTTCCGACAGAGACAG agagcgcgccCGCTCGGGTCGAGACGACTATCGCGACagtggcgcgcgcgaccgaggcgagcggcgagactacgacagagagaaaggcagccgcggcagtcgTTCAGACAGTACGTATcacagcagcgcctcctccgcagacCGTTACCACTCCAGTTCGAGTTCTTACGGCCACCCTTCTTCGTACTCATCGCGGGCAGTCTacggtcgcggcggctctcGCAGTCGCTCTGCGGAGCGGGGCCGTGGCGACAGAGACCGCCAGCGAACTCCGTGTCCGCCTGCAAACGGGAGCAaagaccgccgcggccgcgacaggGGGGAAGgtgggcggcagcggcgacgcccgacgcgaagcggcagccgcagcagccgcagcagccgcagcagcatgGCTGACAGTGGAGACAGCGGAAAGGAGGAGGACCTGAGTGAAGAGCAAATGCTGCAGAAACTCATGGGCTTTGAGGGATTCGCCTCCACCAAGGGGCAAGACCACACCGCGTCGAGCATGTCGGGTGTGAACAAGAAAACCAAACGAAAGTTCCGCCAATATATGAACCGAAAGGGAGGTTTCAAccgccctctctcgcccgTGTTTTAA
- a CDS encoding hypothetical protein (encoded by transcript BESB_000270) — protein MVRVPRYPASPVQEIFLPEPVPFVQFDASTPSPSKPPAPLPAPNIAQCEGEKDRFRDIWSMYNRGIAGSQQVREAYSSMTKCFERVSVWEAIESDPALRQAQNFTMDKKDAEADQRYKQLQYGKVPSILTKYHL, from the exons ATGGTGCGCGTGCCAAGATACCCCGCTTCTCCGGTCCAGGAGATCTTCTTGCCGGAGCCCGTCCCGTTTGTTCAATTCGACGCGagcacgccgtcgccgagcaAACCCCCGGCGCCCTTGCCAGCCCCCAACATTGCGCagtgcgagggagagaaagatcGTTTCCGAGACATCTGGAGTATGTACAACCGTGGAATCGCGGGATCCCAGCAGGTTCGGGAAGCCTACTCCAGCATGACCAAGTGCTTCGAGCGCGTCTCCGTGTGGGAGGCGATTGAAAGCGATCCCGCGCTCCGCCAAGCTC AGAACTTCACTATGGACAAGAAGGATGCCGAGGCAGACCAGCGCTACAAGCAGTTGCAATACGGAAAAGTCCCCAGCATCCTGACAAAGTACCATTTGTAG